One Glycine max cultivar Williams 82 chromosome 6, Glycine_max_v4.0, whole genome shotgun sequence DNA segment encodes these proteins:
- the LOC100787783 gene encoding bet1-like protein At4g14600 isoform X1 has protein sequence MPPLIDPGLFVFYSLFPFLLFNSISCVNCREGLSTRPVASSDEIQLHIDPGIDFDDEITGLRGQVKKLKNVAEEIGSEVKFQRDFLEQVQMVMIQAQAGVKNNLRRLNKSIVKNGSNNIVHVIAFALVCFFIVYFWSKMSRK, from the exons ATGCCGCCCCTTATCGATCcaggtttgtttgttttttactctctctttccctttctcttGTTCAATTCAATTTCTTGCGTGAATTGCAGAGAGGGGCTTAGCACTCGACCCGTTGCATCCTCCGATGAAATCCAATTGCACATCGATCCCGGCATCGACTTCGACGACGAAATCACCGGTCTTCGTGGCCaagttaaaaaattgaaaaat GTTGCTGAAGAGATAGGTTCAGAAGTCAAGTTTCAAAGAGATTTTCTGGAACAAGTG CAAATGGTAATGATACAAGCTCAAGCTGGGGTCAAGAATAACTTAAGAAGATTGAACAAGAGCATCGTCAAAAATGGTTCCAACAATATTGTTCATGTGATTGCTTTTGCATTAGTCTGTTTCTTTATAGTATACTTCTGGTCAAAGATGTCCAGAAAATGA
- the LOC100787783 gene encoding bet1-like protein At4g14600 isoform X2, giving the protein MSSHSHKGTSFYGDAAPYRSREGLSTRPVASSDEIQLHIDPGIDFDDEITGLRGQVKKLKNVAEEIGSEVKFQRDFLEQVQMVMIQAQAGVKNNLRRLNKSIVKNGSNNIVHVIAFALVCFFIVYFWSKMSRK; this is encoded by the exons ATGTCTTCCCATTCGCACAAAGGCACCTCCTTCTACGGCGATGCCGCCCCTTATCGATCcag AGAGGGGCTTAGCACTCGACCCGTTGCATCCTCCGATGAAATCCAATTGCACATCGATCCCGGCATCGACTTCGACGACGAAATCACCGGTCTTCGTGGCCaagttaaaaaattgaaaaat GTTGCTGAAGAGATAGGTTCAGAAGTCAAGTTTCAAAGAGATTTTCTGGAACAAGTG CAAATGGTAATGATACAAGCTCAAGCTGGGGTCAAGAATAACTTAAGAAGATTGAACAAGAGCATCGTCAAAAATGGTTCCAACAATATTGTTCATGTGATTGCTTTTGCATTAGTCTGTTTCTTTATAGTATACTTCTGGTCAAAGATGTCCAGAAAATGA
- the LOC100788327 gene encoding serine/threonine-protein kinase PEPKR2 has protein sequence MRKKRKGSKTDGSADLAVILAPNHGSASSNLKSHYSLEDCCRLKKRCCKEEDADTEPATSFTRRLAGIATAPPCGTSSLITPGRGLKRKIGCIDVATQMGRKKKIEDDYVSGETIGQGKFGSVWLCRSKVSGAEYACKTLKKGEETVHREVEIMQHLSGHSGVVTLQAVYEEAECFHLVMELCSGGRLIDGMVKDGLYSEQRVANVLKEVMLVIKYCHDMGVVHRDIKPENILLTASGKIKLADFGLAMRISEGQNLTGLAGSPAYVAPEVLLGRYSEKVDIWSAGVLLHALLVGSLPFQGDSLEAVFEAIKTVKLDFQNGMWKSISKPAQDLIGRMLTRDISARISAEEVLRHPWILFYTANTLKMLPIKTKLKNQIGATCQQLVAVREPRLGGNRIDNYSLSEGSSSESCYSDDQDECVLIDVLASAISHVRISEPKRSRVCGPTGPIVQQGSSNMKPNNLCKAF, from the exons ATgaggaagaaaaggaaaggaagcAAAACTGATGGGTCTGCGGATCTGGCTGTTATTTTGGCTCCTAATCATGGCTCTGCTTCGTCGAATTTGAAGTCCCATTACTCGCTGGAAGATTGTTGTAGGCTGAAGAAGAGGTGTTGTAAGGAGGAGGATGCTGACACTGAGCCGGCTACTTCCTTTACGAGGAGGCTTGCTGGCATTGCTACTGCCCCACCTTGTGGGACGTCGTCTTTGATCACGCCGGGGAGAGGGCTCAAGAGGAAGATAGGTTGCATTGATGTTGCTACCCAGATGGGCAGGAAGAAGAAGATCGAGGATGATTATGTTTCTGGGGAGACAATCGGGCAAGGCAAGTTCGGGTCTGTTTGGTTGTGTAGGTCAAAGGTTAGTGGAGCTGAATATGCGTGTAAGACCCTGAAGAAAGGGGAGGAGACGGTTCATCGAGAGGTTGAGATCATGCAACACTTATCCGGACATTCTGGGGTTGTTACACTGCAAGCTGTTTATGAGGAAGCTGAATGCTTTCATCTTGTGATGGAACTGTGCTCTGGTGGTCGGCTCATCGATGGGATGGTTAAGGATGGTCTGTATTCGGAACAGCGGGTTGCTAATGTACTCAAGGAAGTGATGTTGGTCATCAAGTATTGTCATGACATGGGAGTTGTGCACAGAGATATCAAACCCGAGAATATTCTCCTCACTGCATCCGGAAAAATAAAGCTTGCAGATTTCGGCTTGGCCATGAGAATTTCCGAAG GTCAGAACTTGACTGGTTTGGCAGGAAGCCCTGCCTATGTTGCCCCAGAAGTATTGTTAGGCAGATACTCTGAGAAGGTGGATATATGGAGTGCTGGAGTGCTCCTGCATGCTCTGTTGGTTGGCAGTCTTCCATTTCAAGGAGATTCATTGGAAGCAGTTTTTGAGGCTATTAAGACTGTCAAATTAGATTTCCAAAATGGAATGTGGAAATCAATATCTAAACCTGCACAAGACCTTATTGGGAGAATGCTGACAAGGGATATTTCAGCAAGGATATCAGCTGAAGAAGTACTTA GGCATCCATGGATATTGTTCTACACGGCAAATACATTGAAAATGCTGCCcatcaaaacaaaattgaagaacCAAATTGGTGCCACATGCCAACAGCTTGTTGCTGTAAGGGAACCAAGGTTAGGAGGAAATAGGATAGATAATTACTCACTTAGCGAGGGTTCGTCCTCTGAAAGTTGCTATTCAGATGATCAGGATGAATGTGTGTTGATTGATGTGCTTGCCTCTGCAATTTCACACGTGAGGATATCTGAACCAAAGAGGAGCAGGGTGTGTGGTCCCACAGGCCCGATAGTTCAACAAGGTTCATCTAACATGAAGCCTAACAACCTCTGTAAAGCATTTTGA
- the LOC100803685 gene encoding pentatricopeptide repeat-containing protein At5g27460: protein MASRFLSAGIRRFVFGARTLCSSEASRASAFPMPFARKFKFSKQSPLPALQNWVDQGNDVSPFQLRSIARTLVKSKRYHHALEVFEWIKNQKNFHMIPADHAMKLELIIENHGLMEAEEYFMNLPDSAAKKAACLILLRGYVRDRDTSKAETFMLKLYELGLVVSPHPFNEMMKLYLVTCEYRKVPLVIQQMKRNKIPCNVLSYNLWMNACSEEEGYVVAAVETVFRQMLNDRNVEVGWGSLATLANAYKKAGQSKKAILVLKDAEKKLSTCNRLGHFFLITLYASLKDKEGVLRLWEASKAVRGRISCANYICILTCLVKLGDIVQAKRIFLEWESNCQKYDIRVSNVLLGAYVRNGLMEEAESLHLHTLQKGGCPNYKTLEILMEGYVNWQKMDEAIITMKRALAMMKDCHWRPPHGIVLAIAEYLEKDGNLEYADKYITDIHNLGLVSLSLYKVLLRMHLSANKPPFHILKMMDEDKVEIDNETLSILKAFTE from the exons ATGGCGAGCCGCTTCCTCTCCGCCGGAATCAGACG TTTTGTGTTCGGTGCACGAACTCTGTGTAGCTCCGAAGCTTCTCGCGCTTCTGCGTTCCCTATGCCGTTCGCgcgaaaattcaaattctctaagCAGAGCCCATTGCCGGCGCTTCAAAATTGGGTGGACCAAGGCAACGATGTTTCACCCTTCCAGCTAAGAAGCATCGCCAGAACCCTCGTCAAATCGAAACGCTACCACCACGCCCTCGAG GTATTTGAATGGATAAAAAACCAGAAGAATTTCCATATGATCCCAGCTGATCATGCTATGAAATTGGAGTTAATCATTGAAAATCATGGTCTAATGGAAGCTGAAGAATATTTTATGAATCTACCGGACTCAGCTGCAAAGAAGGCTGCATGTCTCATACTTTTACGTGGCTATGTAAGAGATAGGGACACTAGTAAAGCCGAGACTTTCATGCTGAAGCTCTATGAACTGGGGCTAGTGGTGAGCCCTCACCCTTTTAATGAGATGATGAAACTATATCTAGTAACATGTGAGTACAGGAAGGTACCCCTTGTTATCCAGCAAATGAAGCGAAATAAAATACCCTGCAATGTTCTGTCCTACAACCTTTGGATGAATGCTTGTAGTGAGGAAGAAGGATATGTGGTTGCAGCAGTGGAGACAGTTTTCAGACAAATGCTAAATGACAGGAATGTTGAAGTGGGATGGGGCAGTCTTGCTACATTAGCCAATGCTTATAAGAAAGCAGGACAATCTAAGAAGGCCATTCTGGTTCTCAAAGATGCTGAAAAGAAACTATCAACTTGTAACCGTCTTGGTCACTTCTTCCTCATAACACTATATGCTTCTTTGAAGGATAAGGAAGGAGTCTTGCGGTTATGGGAAGCTAGTAAGGCAGTTCGTGGAAGAATCAGTTGTGCCAACTACATTTGTATACTAACATGCTTGGTGAAGCTTGGGGACATTGTACAAGCCAAGAGAATCTTCTTAGAATGGGAATCTAATTGTCAGAAGTACGATATCAGAGTCTCTAATGTTCTTTTGGGTGCATATGTCCGGAATGGATTAATGGAAGAAGCTGAATCATTACATCTTCACACATTGCAGAAGGGTGGTTGTCCAAACTATAAGACGTTGGAAATTCTTATGGAAGGATATGTGAATTGGCAAAAAATGGATGAGGCTATTATTACCATGAAAAGAGCTTTGGCTATGATGAAAGATTGCCATTGGAGGCCGCCGCATGGAATTGTGTTAGCCATTGCAGAGTATTTGGAGAAAGATGGGAATCTTGAATATGCAGACAAGTATATTACAGATATCCATAATTTAGGTCTTGTTAGTTTATCATTGTATAAAGTATTGCTTAGAATGCACCTTTCTGCCAACAAACCACCTTTCCATATCCTTAAAATGATGGATGAAGATAAAGTTGAGATTGATAACGAGACACTTTCCATTCTTAAAGCTTTCACTGAGTAG